ATCAATTGCTAGAAGAATTCCATAGTCCCAAACAAATAATACCGCTAAAAATGGCTCCTTTGGTATTATCGGGTACGCTAATAACCCACTTTTTCGGAGGCTCGGCAGGCAGAGAGGGTACAGCTGTACAAATGGGCGGCGCAATAGCCGACCAATTTACTAAGCTGTTTAAATTAAAAAATACCGACCGAAAAATTATCCTCATTATGGGGATAAGTGCTGGTTTTGCAGCCGTTTTTGGTACACCCTTAGCAGGGGCAATATTTGCGTTAGAGGTATTAGTGGTAGGGCGCGTGCGGTACGAAGCTATTTTACCTAGCTTTTTGGTAGCCGTAATCGCCAACTATGTATGCGATTTATGGAATGTAGCACACACGCACTATACCATACCCATAGTGCCCGAAATGGATATTATTAACCTGTGCTACACCATTGCAGCAGGAATACTATTTGGTTTGGTTGCGCTTTTATTCTCCAAAACAACCCATTCGTTTGGGAGTTTGTTTAAAAAAACAATTAGCTATCCACCGTTACGTCCACTTATAGGTGGTATCTGTATTGCTTTGGTAGTATGGCTACTAGGTACAACAAAATATATTGGTTTGGGTATTCCTACTATTGTAGATGCTTTTAACCACGATTTACCACAGTACGATTTTTTAATAAAACTACTGCTAACCGCTTTTACACTTGGCGCAGGCTTTAAAGGCGGCGAAGTAACCCCGTTATTTTTTATTGGTGCTACGTTAGGTAACGCACTGTTTTTGTTTGTACCATTACCCATAGCCTTGTTAGCAGGTATGGGGTTTGTTGCCGTATTTTCGGGAGCAACCAACACCCCAATAGCCTGTACCCTTATGGGTATTGAGTTATTTGGCGCAGAAAGCAGCTTATACATAGGCGTTGCGTGTACGGTTGCCTATCTGTTTTCAGGGCATACAGGTATATACTCCTCTCAAATTGTAGGCAGCCCAAAACACCATATATACAAAAAGTTAAAAGGTAAAAACCTTAACCAACTGTAAGCCTGTTGGGTACAAATACAATTTTAGTACACCAATACCACTCGTATTTTACAATTATGATATTTAAAGACTTATCTTTGCAGATTAAAAGAAGTATAGTATGACACACAAAGCGGGCTTTGTAAATATAATAGGAAATCCAAACGTAGGTAAATCTACGTTAATGAATGCATTTGTAGGCGAACGCCTATCCATAATTACCAGTAAGGCACAAACCACACGCCACCGTATATTGGGTATTGTAAATGGCGACGATTTTCAGGTAATATTATCTGATACACCCGGTATTATAAAACCTGCCTACGAGTTGCAGTCTAGCATGATGGATTTTGTAAAATCGGCTTTTGAAGATGCCGATATTCTTATTTACATGGTAGAAATTGGCGAAACAGCATTAAAAGATGATGCCTTCTTCAATAAAATAATACATGCCAAAATACCCGTACTATTACTCTTAAATAAAATAGATAAATCGAGCCAAGAACAGCTGGAAGAACAGGTACAACTTTGGAAAGAAAAGGTACCCAATGCAGAGTTATACCCCATATCGGCACTCGAAAACTTTAATGTAACCGAAGTATTCAACCGAATTATAGAATTGTTACCCGAGTCGCCTCCCTTCTACCCTAAAGATGCACTTACCGATAAGCCCGAACGCTTTTTTGTAAACGAAACCATACGCGAAAAAATACTCCTTAATTACGAAAAAGAAATTCCGTACGCCGTAGAGATAGAAACTGAGGAATTTATTGAAGATGAAAATATTATTCGTATTAGAGCCTTAATTATGGTAGAGCGCGACACCCAAAAAGGGATTATTATAGGGCATAAAGGAGCAGCTATTAAAAAAGTAGGCATACAAGCCCGCGAGGATTTAGAAAAATTCTTTGGCAAGCAAATACACATCGAAATGTTTGTAAAGGTAAATAAAAACTGGAGGAGCAACAGTTACCAACTAAAACGCTTTGGGTATAACCAAAAGTAAATGGTAAAAACAGCTTTACAATAAACTATTGGCTAATGCCTTATGCCCAATCGCTTATAATGCTTACTTTTGCAAAAAATTAAAATTCTGTAATGAACAATATAGTAGCCATAGTAGGACGCCCAAATGTAGGTAAATCTACTTTTTTTAACCGCCTCATACAGCGCAGGGAAGCTATTGTCGATTCTGTTAGTGGCGTAACGCGCGACAGGAACTACGGCAAGAGCGAATGGAATGGCAAAGAATTTTCGGTAATTGATACAGGCGGATATATAAAAGGATCGGATGATATTTTTGAAGGCGAAATACGCCGACAAGTGGAGCTTGCTATAGACGAAGCCGATGTTATTGTATTTGTAGTAGATGTAGAGGAAGGCATTACGCCCATGGACGAAGAAGTTGCTAAGCTACTCCGTAAAGTTACCAAGCCTATACTGCTGGCTGTAAATAAGGTAGATAACGGACAGCGTGAAAAAGATGCTGTAGAGTTTTACAATCTCGGACTAGGCGAATTTTACACCTTTGCAGGAATGAACGGTTCGGGTACTGGCGATTTGTTAGATGCTTTAGTAGAGCTACTACCCAACGCACAAGAACCTGAAGATAACGAAGAATTACCCCGATTTGCTGTAGTAGGACGCCCAAACGCAGGTAAATCATCATTTATAAATGCTCTTATAGGCGAAGAGCGTTTTGTAGTTACCGATATTGCAGGTACTACCCGCGATGCTATAGATACTACCTACAACCGTTTTGGTTTTGAGTTTAAGTTGGTAGATACCGCTGGTATACGCCGTAAAGCCAAAGTAAAGGAAGATTTAGAGTTTTACTCTGTAATGCGCTCGGTAAGAGCCATAGAGCATAGCGATATTTGTATTTTGGTAATTGATGCTACACGTGGGTTTGAGGGGCAAGACCAAAGTATATTTTGGCTCGCCGAAAAAAACCGTAAAGGTGTTGTAATACTAGTTAATAAGTGGGATTTAGTTGAGAAAGATAATATGACTACCCGCGACTACGAGTGTAAAATTAGAGAAGAGCTACAGCCGTTTGACGATGTACCCATCCTATTCGTATCGGCATTAACCAAACAACGTTTACTAAAAGCCCTTGAAACTGCTGTTGAAGTTTTCGAAAACAGAAAGCAACGTATTGCCACCTCCAAGCTAAACGATATTATGCTACCCATTATAGAGCATAATCCGCCACCAGCCTTAAAGGGTAAATACGTAAAAATAAAGTTCTGTATGCAGTTGCCTACTCCAACACCGCAGTTTGTATTCTTCTGTAATCTGCCACAGTACGTAAAAGAGCCTTACAAACGTTACCTAGAAAATAAAATGCGCGATATATTTAACCTGTCAGGCGTGCCTATAGATATTTACTTCCGCCAAAAATAAAACATAACCCGAAGCAGTGCTTCGGGTTTTTTATTCCCCAATAGTAAACAATAAATACTATATGTAATTAATTGTAAATGTAGCCTGGACTACAATTATTAATTTGTTTTTGGCATACTAAAACACGTATTTAGCGGTTTAAAAATATTGACCTACCAATTATTAAATACAAACCTCATGCAGAAAAGCATTACGCTGCTATTACTATTGTGCACTACATTATGTTTTAGCCAGAACGTAACCCTTAAAGGCACAGTAAACGATCCTGATAATTTACCCATCGAATCGGCTACCGTTTACCTCACTTCCGTTAAAGATAGTACTGTAATTAACTATACCATATCTGATAACAATGGTAATTGGGAAATACAATTGAGAGCCAAAGAAGAACCTATCGATTTAAAAGTGTCCTTTATAGGTTTTGCCGATTATAAAGAACGCCTAGATAAAATTACAGAAGATAGAGATTTTGGCACCATCCAAATGTCCGATAAATCTACAGAACTAAATGAGGTAGTAATAGAAGGCGAAGTCCCTCCTATTAGGGTAAAATCGGACACGTTAGAGTTTAATGCATCATCATTTAAAGTACGCCCCGACTCCAACGTACAAGCACTAATAAAACAATTACCTGGTGTAGAGGTAGATTCCGATGGAAAAATAACCGTAAACGGGAAGGAAGTAAACCAAGTGTTGGTAAACGGGAAGCCATTTTTTGACGAAAACGGACAAATTGCACTGCAAAACCTACCTGCCGACATTATAGATAAAGTACAGGTAACCGATACCAAAACCAAAAAAGAGGAGCTAACAGGCGAAGCTGCAAGTGGCGATAACGCAAGCATTAACCTAACTATTGAAGAAGATAAAAACAAAGGCTTTTTTGGTAAGTTTATGGGCGGTTATGGTACAGACGACAGGTACGAGAGCAGCGCCCTTGTAAACTACTTTAAAGGCGACCGAAAAATAAGCCTATTGGCATCTGCCAACAACATTAACTCCCCAGGGTTTACCATGAACGAAATATTCGATAGTATGGGCGGTGGTCGTAACACGTCGGTGTATACCACAAGTAGTGGCGGTTTTGGTATAAACGGCATGCGCTTTGGTGGCGGTAATGGTATTACAAAATCTAAAATATTAGGTATTAATTATGCTGATATATGGATGGAGAACCTAGACTCTAATATGAGTTATTTTTATACGGCTGCCGATACCGAAAATGAAAACCGAACAACACTAATTACCTACCTTACAGGTAACGAAGATGGTGCAACCACCGAAAACAGTTTGGTAACAGAATCGACATCTAAAACAAGAACAGACCAATACTCCAACAATTTTAATACTGAGTTTGAGTTTAAAATTGATTCTACCTCAACTATTTTTTTCGACCCCGAATTGGTAGTTGCCAATAGTAAAAACTACAATACATCGCAACAAACAACACGTAATCAGGATAATTTATTACTGAACGAAAGCGAAGGAACCACTTTTAACAAAAACGAAAATAAAACCTTTGGCGGTTCTTTGGACTATAATAAAAAGTTCAGTAAAAAAGGGCGGTACTTTAATGTTTATTTACAAAACAACAACAGGATTGACGATGGAGCTGCATTTAATAAAACACAAACCCTTTTTTACGATAATAGTGATGCAGTACCTACCGTAACCTCTGATAATCGGGACCAAGTGCAATTTAACAGGCAAACAAGTGACAGTTATGAGGCTGGATTGGAATATGCCGAGCCTATTACTGACTCGATTACATTAATAGCAGGTTTAGAATATGATATAAGGCGAAATGTAGAAGACCGTGATGGTTTTAACTTTGATGCGGTAACAGATGGCTACACAAGCCGTAACGACTCGTTAACCAATTACCTAGCATCCAATACCCACACCCTTACACCTACGCTGGGGATACGAATACGTCGAAAAAAATACTCGCTTTCCGTTTCAGGAGGTACAGCAAATACCCGATTCAGAAACGATGGTAGTTACAGGGGGGTAGATTATACGGTAAACAACGATTATTTATTACCCGAATTGCGTGCGAACTTTAATTACAGGTTTTCAAAATCAAAATCCACCTACATATCATACAACTACGATGTTAATTTTCCGCAAGCAAGCCAAGTACTCCCCATAGAGGATGTAAGCAATGCATTAAGTACCCAAACAGGTAACCCCAACTTAGAGCCTAATAAAGGGCATCGTTTTTACCTCAGTTTCAGGAATTTTGATTATACCACGCACTCTGGATTTAACGCTTACGGAGGCGGTACTATAAGAAACAGCCAAGTAGTGAGCAGAACAGATATTAGTAGTAGTGCAAAACGAACAACTACATTTACCAACGTATCGGGTACGTACCAAACATGGTTTGGAGGGTACTGGAGTAAATCTGTAAAAAGAGAAGGGTATAAATTGCGCTTTAACATTGGTATTAATGGTAACTTAAGTTTAAATAAAGGGTTTACTAATGGGGAGCTTTTTAAGGCGA
The Flavobacterium litorale genome window above contains:
- the era gene encoding GTPase Era; protein product: MTHKAGFVNIIGNPNVGKSTLMNAFVGERLSIITSKAQTTRHRILGIVNGDDFQVILSDTPGIIKPAYELQSSMMDFVKSAFEDADILIYMVEIGETALKDDAFFNKIIHAKIPVLLLLNKIDKSSQEQLEEQVQLWKEKVPNAELYPISALENFNVTEVFNRIIELLPESPPFYPKDALTDKPERFFVNETIREKILLNYEKEIPYAVEIETEEFIEDENIIRIRALIMVERDTQKGIIIGHKGAAIKKVGIQAREDLEKFFGKQIHIEMFVKVNKNWRSNSYQLKRFGYNQK
- the der gene encoding ribosome biogenesis GTPase Der; translated protein: MNNIVAIVGRPNVGKSTFFNRLIQRREAIVDSVSGVTRDRNYGKSEWNGKEFSVIDTGGYIKGSDDIFEGEIRRQVELAIDEADVIVFVVDVEEGITPMDEEVAKLLRKVTKPILLAVNKVDNGQREKDAVEFYNLGLGEFYTFAGMNGSGTGDLLDALVELLPNAQEPEDNEELPRFAVVGRPNAGKSSFINALIGEERFVVTDIAGTTRDAIDTTYNRFGFEFKLVDTAGIRRKAKVKEDLEFYSVMRSVRAIEHSDICILVIDATRGFEGQDQSIFWLAEKNRKGVVILVNKWDLVEKDNMTTRDYECKIREELQPFDDVPILFVSALTKQRLLKALETAVEVFENRKQRIATSKLNDIMLPIIEHNPPPALKGKYVKIKFCMQLPTPTPQFVFFCNLPQYVKEPYKRYLENKMRDIFNLSGVPIDIYFRQK
- a CDS encoding voltage-gated chloride channel family protein is translated as MTKRNFAPNIANIPQVNYFSYLLKWLLLALLIGALIGSVTAFFLTSLNWATNWRENHVWIIALLPIGGLIIGLMYHYWGTSVVKGNNQLLEEFHSPKQIIPLKMAPLVLSGTLITHFFGGSAGREGTAVQMGGAIADQFTKLFKLKNTDRKIILIMGISAGFAAVFGTPLAGAIFALEVLVVGRVRYEAILPSFLVAVIANYVCDLWNVAHTHYTIPIVPEMDIINLCYTIAAGILFGLVALLFSKTTHSFGSLFKKTISYPPLRPLIGGICIALVVWLLGTTKYIGLGIPTIVDAFNHDLPQYDFLIKLLLTAFTLGAGFKGGEVTPLFFIGATLGNALFLFVPLPIALLAGMGFVAVFSGATNTPIACTLMGIELFGAESSLYIGVACTVAYLFSGHTGIYSSQIVGSPKHHIYKKLKGKNLNQL
- a CDS encoding outer membrane beta-barrel protein, with translation MQKSITLLLLLCTTLCFSQNVTLKGTVNDPDNLPIESATVYLTSVKDSTVINYTISDNNGNWEIQLRAKEEPIDLKVSFIGFADYKERLDKITEDRDFGTIQMSDKSTELNEVVIEGEVPPIRVKSDTLEFNASSFKVRPDSNVQALIKQLPGVEVDSDGKITVNGKEVNQVLVNGKPFFDENGQIALQNLPADIIDKVQVTDTKTKKEELTGEAASGDNASINLTIEEDKNKGFFGKFMGGYGTDDRYESSALVNYFKGDRKISLLASANNINSPGFTMNEIFDSMGGGRNTSVYTTSSGGFGINGMRFGGGNGITKSKILGINYADIWMENLDSNMSYFYTAADTENENRTTLITYLTGNEDGATTENSLVTESTSKTRTDQYSNNFNTEFEFKIDSTSTIFFDPELVVANSKNYNTSQQTTRNQDNLLLNESEGTTFNKNENKTFGGSLDYNKKFSKKGRYFNVYLQNNNRIDDGAAFNKTQTLFYDNSDAVPTVTSDNRDQVQFNRQTSDSYEAGLEYAEPITDSITLIAGLEYDIRRNVEDRDGFNFDAVTDGYTSRNDSLTNYLASNTHTLTPTLGIRIRRKKYSLSVSGGTANTRFRNDGSYRGVDYTVNNDYLLPELRANFNYRFSKSKSTYISYNYDVNFPQASQVLPIEDVSNALSTQTGNPNLEPNKGHRFYLSFRNFDYTTHSGFNAYGGGTIRNSQVVSRTDISSSAKRTTTFTNVSGTYQTWFGGYWSKSVKREGYKLRFNIGINGNLSLNKGFTNGELFKANDISISPRVNFTWEYGDILTVNPSYNFRYNQTNYTNYTINSASNTTHELSLRTTSYWPKHFVFGNDFGYNYNSNLGSGFRNDFYLWNTSIGYNFLNDKLLFKVKVYDVLNQNLGTSRTITATSVFDQENIVLKRYVMFSLTYKIQKFGAKKTEDNANRFWWF